The Bacillus sp. B-jedd sequence CTAATGAAACAGAAAGGGAAAGCTTGTAAAAAGTTTCCCCTTCCAGGTAAATCTACATTGCTTTTCCGTAAAAATCGGTCTGCTTTAAAAGGAATTATTCCATTTCCTTCAAGAAGCTTTTGCCGAATTCTGGCATCTTAATGTTGAAGTTTTCCGCCACAGCTGCTCCGATGTCGGCAAATGTTTCTCGGATTGGCAGTTCTTTGCCTCCGGCCATTTTCTTCGTGTACACGAGAAGCGGCACATATTCCCTCGTGTGGTCTGTACCTGGATGTACAGGGTCATTGCCATGATCCGCGGTTATAATCAGTAAGTCGTCATCTTGCAGTTTTTCGAATACTTCCGTGAGGCGGGAGTCGTATTCTTCAAGAGCTTTTCCATATCCTATCGGATCGCGGCGATGTCCGTATAATGCGTCAAAGTCGACAAGGTTGAGGAAACTGAGCCCTGTGAAATCCATGTCCAATGTTTCCAAAAGCTTATCCATACCATCCATATTGGAAACAGTCCTGAGTGATTGGGTGACGCCCTCTCCATCATAAATATCTGAAATTTTGCCAATGGCGATTACATCGTAGCCTGCATCTTTCAGTTCATTCATCACAGTGCGCCCGAATGGCTTCAAAGCGTAATCATGCCTGTTCGCTGTTCTTTTGAAGTTTCCAGGCTCGCCAATAAAAGGCCTGGCAATGATCCGGCCGACCATGTATTTCTCGTCAAGGGTCAGTTCCCTTGCGATTTCACAAATCCGGTACAATTCATCAAGTGGCACAATCTCTTCATGAGCTGCGATTTGGAGGACAGAATCGGCGGATGTATACACAATAAGCGCCCCGGTTTCCATATGCTCCTGTCCAAGCTCGACAAGGATCTCCGTCCCGCTCGCTGGTTTGTTGCCGATGATTTTCCTGCCTGTTCGGGACTCCAGCTCTGAAAGCAACTCATCCGGAAATCCTTCTGGGAATACACGGAAAGGTGTCTGGATATTCAAGCCCATGATCTCCCAGTGGCCAGTCATTGTATCTTTACCATTTGAGGCTTCCTGCATTTTTGT is a genomic window containing:
- the deoB gene encoding phosphopentomutase; the encoded protein is MFNRIFLIVMDSVGIGEAPDAEKFGDKGSDTFGHIAEAMNGLNMPNMEKLGLSNIREIKGIKKQDKPLAYYTKMQEASNGKDTMTGHWEIMGLNIQTPFRVFPEGFPDELLSELESRTGRKIIGNKPASGTEILVELGQEHMETGALIVYTSADSVLQIAAHEEIVPLDELYRICEIARELTLDEKYMVGRIIARPFIGEPGNFKRTANRHDYALKPFGRTVMNELKDAGYDVIAIGKISDIYDGEGVTQSLRTVSNMDGMDKLLETLDMDFTGLSFLNLVDFDALYGHRRDPIGYGKALEEYDSRLTEVFEKLQDDDLLIITADHGNDPVHPGTDHTREYVPLLVYTKKMAGGKELPIRETFADIGAAVAENFNIKMPEFGKSFLKEME